Below is a genomic region from Halobacterium sp. CBA1132.
GCGCGGAGTTCCTCACTGGCCCCGTGATGGACAGCCTCGACATCGGCGACTGGTTCGATGTCGTGGTCTGCTGTGACGACGACACGGGCTGGAAGCCCGACCCGCGCCCCATCGAACTCGCGCTCGACGGCCTCGACGTGGCGCCCGACCACGACGGCGTCTACGTCGGTGACGCCGAGAGCGACGTCGGCGCCGCTCGGAACGCCGGCCTCGACGGCGTCCACGTCGAGCGCCACGACCCGCACAAGCGCGGGCACTGCGTCCTCGGCGACCACCGCGTCGAGTCCTTCGACGACCTCTTCTTCGCGCCCCGGAGCGCGGACTAGGCGTCGTAGCCCGCGAGGTCCGCGAACACGTCAGTGGCGTCGTCGAGGACGGCCGCGAGTTCCCGTACGCCGGCTTTCTCGACGCGCTCGGGGTTCGCGAGCGCGCGCACCGCCTGCTCGCCGACCGGCACGAATTCGAGGCCGAGGCGGTCCGCCGTCGCGCGCAGCGCGAGGCCGGCGTCCGCGTCGCCCTCCAAGACCGCTCGCGCCGGGCTCTCCGTCCCTTTCGTCTCGCGCTCGTAGCCGTCGATTTCCTCGGCGAGCGTCCGTCGGTCGCTGTCGCGTTCGTCGGCCAACTCGGTGAGCGCGTCGTCGAAGGCGTCGCGCAGCCCGCTCGCCGTCGTACGATTCGACAGCGTCACCTCGGCGTCCACGAGGTCCGCGACGCCGGAGATTGCGAGCGGATTTCCTGCGGGGACGACCAACCCCCACTCCCGGGTCCACGACGCGAGTTCCTCACCCTCTCCTCGACTGTCCGTCGTCACGGCGACGTCCGGCACACCGTTGCGGAGGCGGCGCGCGCCCTCGCGGGC
It encodes:
- a CDS encoding HAD family hydrolase — its product is MQAADYDVWLFDLDGTLVDTEWSYTREVFDRVGDRVGHEFSDYQAEVLWHGLGGSRDAQLREWGFEPSAFWDAFHDVEDPATRAEATYLYDDAAQVADLDGPVGVVTHCAEFLTGPVMDSLDIGDWFDVVVCCDDDTGWKPDPRPIELALDGLDVAPDHDGVYVGDAESDVGAARNAGLDGVHVERHDPHKRGHCVLGDHRVESFDDLFFAPRSAD